The following is a genomic window from Pseudophryne corroboree isolate aPseCor3 chromosome 3, aPseCor3.hap2, whole genome shotgun sequence.
gttccAATTTTCAGTGTCCTTTTCAGTGTCCTTAGCTCAACgtgtttcgctggtctaatggctgccagcttcctcaagaGCATCCCAGATGCTCCTGAGGAAGGTGgcagccattagaccagcgaaacacATTGAGCTATGGACACTGACCACCAGCACTGGATCCATCTGCTTTCTCCGGTATTGATTGGACTCTTTGCCTCTATTTGGACACCATCAGCCCCACTGGAACCTGGAATCACCCCTGCTGCTAATTGGATCTTCATTTGCCAAATTTAGATCCATGGGGACAGCATCCATAAGGATAGGGTAACTACCAACATCTAAAGTGAACCAAAGTTTATTGAGGAGTGAGCCCTAACCAGAGACTGTACACATTAGATATTACCAGTGAGAACCAAGTGGTCCTAATCAAGGTTATCTGTCCCTGAATTAAGAATATACAAAGAAAATGTGTTTATTCTTGGaatatttttatatcatttttaCTTTGAATGTTTATTCAAACTGTGTGATTTTTCATTTTAATATCTTATCGTCCCTTATTGGTTTCACAGCCGGCACAAGTATACATCTCTATACTGTAGTTTATTTATGGTGGCTGTACATTTGAACCACTTATTAATGATGAATTCtatataaggtgtaaaaggggtgaCACAAAGGCTCTGACAGTGACCGGACAGACCGCCAGCTCTCTGCATTAATGTTTACTGAAACATTGTGGCCCAAATGTAAACTATTTCTACTTTGGGGGAGGGGAGATGaagtaataaaatacattttaagatATACATGTACAGGCCACAAGGACATTGTTCAAAGTAATGTGACAAACACATACCGAAGGTGTGAACAAATAGAAAGTGCTTTAGGTAGAACACTCCGAGCCTTTGGTCCTATTACGTATTTTTCCAAAGTAACAGTATGTTGAATTGTAGTTTTCTCCAAGCAGTAGGCTAAAGCTCTGTAATCAATGTTCTTTTGGTCACTTTTTTTTCTATACATTTTCAATTCCACATTAAGAAAGTGAGACATCATTCTTTCCACATAGTCCTCATCCTGTGTCTCATACAGGCAGCAGAGTATCTCACTATGGGAATCCCATGACTTTCTCTTTATAAATTCATCCAAAACAGGTTTTCCCCTTAAGGAAATGGGACACTTAATGGCTCTCAGAGTCTCCTGATTTTGTTTTTCATTTGAAAGGCCAAACAAGAACCGTACAGTTAATTTTAGATGTGGCCGATGTTCTGTTACCTCAAGTAATTTGTTTATTTCAATAGAATGTTCTTGTACATGTTTCTCATCCAGGACATAGTAGAGAGCAGCAAAAAACTCCTGCACAGTCAGATGGATGAAGCTGTAGCAGGTTCGGGTGTCAACGTCCTTGTGGAAGATGTTCTCATTCAGAAACACAGACTCCACCTCTGACACAGAGAGCCCATGTCTTACAAGATCTGAttcttcaaatagaattctctggTCCCAAACTCCTTCATTGGCCAAGGCACTCAGCTTCTGTATACATGTGCTTATATGCTGGGCAGAGTCTCTTCCATGATACAGTATTAAACTCTTTAGGTACAACAGGTAAATGGATGTGACTGTCTTGCAGTTAATGACAAAAAATCCCTGTTTCCATAGTGGTTTCATAACAGTACAGACAATCCAGCAaattacaggaacagcgcacatGGTGTACAGAGTGTCATTGTCCTTTATTGTACTAATGACCAGGTCTGCTTGTTCTTTGGTTTGAAAGAAATGATAAAAATATTCCTCACGCTGATTCCCTGTAAATCCCAAAATCTCCACATATCGAATACATTTTGCAAAGCCCTTCAATGCCATTAATGACAATGGTCGTGTGGTGATGATTAGGTAACTTTTCTTGagaattttttttctaaataaactatttagaaggatttctttggagacctcctgaaatgggtcatcaCACACCTCTCTATCACTCATTGGTGACCATTTCAATTCATCAAAACCatcaacaatgaaaagtattttttCAGCATGAAGGAATATAGACCGCAACTGATCGGATCGACATTTCAGTAGACAATAGTTTGATAAATATCCAGCCAGGCTTAAATTACCAGTGATGGTGTTGACTTCTCTACAGCTTATGTAGAACACAAACTGAAACTTGTCCTTATACAGATTCCCGGAGGCCCAGTCCAGCATGATCTTCTGGGTGGTCATAGTCTTTCCTATCCCGGCaggtccctgtaacaccacagtccTGGGAATAATTCCACCAACATCAGGATCAAACAGAGCTTGTACAGGGGTTGGGGAATACTCCTCTGATGATCTGTTTGCCATAATCTGTAGATGCCTCTCGCCTAAAGATATTATCTCATGTTGTCTCTGCTCTTCATCCCGATAATTCTTGATCAGTAAAAGTGTTACATATCTTTTCTCCAGTTTGATATATTCCCCTAACCTTGCGTTATGGTCTTCAGTaacttcatatttctctcttatgtCATCCACATATGTTATCCTGTAGCCTGTTTAGGATTTAAACATATATATGATTAAAAAATAGCTCTATATAtataatcatgttacatgcatctgcaAAACATATCCGAAATACAACctgatcttacacaagacactgctaaaactctaattcatgctctcattatctctgcattgattattgcaatagtctccttactggtcttcccaagaaaagacTCTCAACACTACAATCCATTTTTAATCTGCGCTGTCAGTCCCTACATTTGTTGCCTAAatcctactgtattcaatataaactatttctactcacatataaagctattaaccaaactacaccaacatatatctctctgcttatctcaaaatatttcccaaacCGACCtcgctgctctgcacaagatctgcgtctctcatctacaAGGATCATGAATCCCgaaaggggaaggtaagtatacttaccttccccaaatgttcccctaaccctccctccctgcacccagAACCTAACATATCCACCCCCAGGAAAAACTTAATCCTCCTTGGTGGTGCCTGAATCTAAataccccttcccgcagcctaaacctaaccctccctcagcaGCCAAACACCAACCCTCCGGGtggagtgcctaaccctcctccctgcagcctaaacctaatcccccatcccacagcataaccctaacactcctcctcccacagcctaaacctaacaccctcatGCAGCTTAATTCTACAGTGTCCCGGTAC
Proteins encoded in this region:
- the LOC135054717 gene encoding NACHT, LRR and PYD domains-containing protein 3-like isoform X1 translates to MATSSKRARYESSRTLGDILYEALADLTHDDFKRFKDKLSDFIYRGQGSIPRGRLEKSNYVTTKNLLIDAYGEEAAMDVTKQVLQLISLMGPAEDLQHKATQHDSSKKTFTNETLEGYRITYVDDIREKYEVTEDHNARLGEYIKLEKRYVTLLLIKNYRDEEQRQHEIISLGERHLQIMANRSSEEYSPTPVQALFDPDVGGIIPRTVVLQGPAGIGKTMTTQKIMLDWASGNLYKDKFQFVFYISCREVNTITGNLSLAGYLSNYCLLKCRSDQLRSIFLHAEKILFIVDGFDELKWSPMSDREVCDDPFQEVSKEILLNSLFRKKILKKSYLIITTRPLSLMALKGFAKCIRYVEILGFTGNQREEYFYHFFQTKEQADLVISTIKDNDTLYTMCAVPVICWIVCTVMKPLWKQGFFVINCKTVTSIYLLYLKSLILYHGRDSAQHISTCIQKLSALANEGVWDQRILFEESDLVRHGLSVSEVESVFLNENIFHKDVDTRTCYSFIHLTVQEFFAALYYVLDEKHVQEHSIEINKLLEVTEHRPHLKLTVRFLFGLSNEKQNQETLRAIKCPISLRGKPVLDEFIKRKSWDSHSEILCCLYETQDEDYVERMMSHFLNVELKMYRKKSDQKNIDYRALAYCLEKTTIQHTVTLEKYVIGPKARSVLPKALSICSHLRFVKCKFPLTEEKYMSGDESSLSGMFKKCQMKELVLYRCDLTSSCCDDLRSVITTNRSLTRLELSYNAVEDPGVKLLCEGLRHPACTLQDLRLHSCGLTSSCCDDLRSVITTLRSLTRLDLSDNVLGDSGINLLCEGLRHPACALQELRLCKCDLTSSCCDDFCSVITTLRSLTRLVLSHNDLEDSGIKLLCEGLRHPDCALQDLWLPGCDLTSSCCDDLRSVITTNRSLTRLVLSWNALGDSGIKLLCEGLRHPACTLQDLWLLHCSLTSSCCDDLRSVITTRHSLTTLALSWNVLEDSGIKLMCEGLRHPACTLQDLRLCECNLTSSCCDDLRSVLTTSRSLTRLDLSGNALGDSGIQILCEGLRHSDCVLLELRLLSCGLTSSCCDDLRSVLTTNRSLTRLNLSGNALRDSGIKLLCEGLRHPACSLQDLRRLATSLPGGS
- the LOC135054717 gene encoding NACHT, LRR and PYD domains-containing protein 3-like isoform X4, translated to MATSSKRARYESSRTLGDILYEALADLTHDDFKRFKDKLSDFIYRGQGSIPRGRLEKSNYVTTKNLLIDAYGEEAAMDVTKQVLQLISLMGPAEDLQHKATQHDSSKKTFTNETLEGYRITYVDDIREKYEVTEDHNARLGEYIKLEKRYVTLLLIKNYRDEEQRQHEIISLGERHLQIMANRSSEEYSPTPVQALFDPDVGGIIPRTVVLQGPAGIGKTMTTQKIMLDWASGNLYKDKFQFVFYISCREVNTITGNLSLAGYLSNYCLLKCRSDQLRSIFLHAEKILFIVDGFDELKWSPMSDREVCDDPFQEVSKEILLNSLFRKKILKKSYLIITTRPLSLMALKGFAKCIRYVEILGFTGNQREEYFYHFFQTKEQADLVISTIKDNDTLYTMCAVPVICWIVCTVMKPLWKQGFFVINCKTVTSIYLLYLKSLILYHGRDSAQHISTCIQKLSALANEGVWDQRILFEESDLVRHGLSVSEVESVFLNENIFHKDVDTRTCYSFIHLTVQEFFAALYYVLDEKHVQEHSIEINKLLEVTEHRPHLKLTVRFLFGLSNEKQNQETLRAIKCPISLRGKPVLDEFIKRKSWDSHSEILCCLYETQDEDYVERMMSHFLNVELKMYRKKSDQKNIDYRALAYCLEKTTIQHTVTLEKYVIGPKARSVLPKALSICSHLRFVKCKFPLTEEKYMSGDESSLSGMFKKCQMKELVLYRCDLTSSCCDDLRSVITTNRSLTRLELSYNAVEDPGVKLLCEGLRHPACTLQDLRLHSCGLTSSCCDDLRSVITTLRSLTRLDLSDNVLGDSGINLLCEGLRHPACALQELRLCKCDLTSSCCDDFCSVITTLRSLTRLVLSHNDLEDSGIKLLCEGLRHPDCALQDLWLPGCDLTSSCCDDLRSVITTNRSLTRLVLSWNALGDSGIKLLCEGLRHPACTLQDLWLLHCSLTSSCCDDLRSVITTRHSLTTLALSWNVLEDSGIKLMCEGLRHPACTLQDLRLQDCSLTSSCCDDLRSVITTNRSLTRLELKDNNLEDSGIKLQCYGTVR
- the LOC135054717 gene encoding NACHT, LRR and PYD domains-containing protein 3-like isoform X3, producing the protein MATSSKRARYESSRTLGDILYEALADLTHDDFKRFKDKLSDFIYRGQGSIPRGRLEKSNYVTTKNLLIDAYGEEAAMDVTKQVLQLISLMGPAEDLQHKATQHDSSKKTFTNETLEGYRITYVDDIREKYEVTEDHNARLGEYIKLEKRYVTLLLIKNYRDEEQRQHEIISLGERHLQIMANRSSEEYSPTPVQALFDPDVGGIIPRTVVLQGPAGIGKTMTTQKIMLDWASGNLYKDKFQFVFYISCREVNTITGNLSLAGYLSNYCLLKCRSDQLRSIFLHAEKILFIVDGFDELKWSPMSDREVCDDPFQEVSKEILLNSLFRKKILKKSYLIITTRPLSLMALKGFAKCIRYVEILGFTGNQREEYFYHFFQTKEQADLVISTIKDNDTLYTMCAVPVICWIVCTVMKPLWKQGFFVINCKTVTSIYLLYLKSLILYHGRDSAQHISTCIQKLSALANEGVWDQRILFEESDLVRHGLSVSEVESVFLNENIFHKDVDTRTCYSFIHLTVQEFFAALYYVLDEKHVQEHSIEINKLLEVTEHRPHLKLTVRFLFGLSNEKQNQETLRAIKCPISLRGKPVLDEFIKRKSWDSHSEILCCLYETQDEDYVERMMSHFLNVELKMYRKKSDQKNIDYRALAYCLEKTTIQHTVTLEKYVIGPKARSVLPKALSICSHLRFVKCKFPLTEEKYMSGDESSLSGMFKKCQMKELVLYRCDLTSSCCDDLRSVITTNRSLTRLELSYNAVEDPGVKLLCEGLRHPACTLQDLRLHSCGLTSSCCDDLRSVITTLRSLTRLDLSDNVLGDSGINLLCEGLRHPACALQELRLCKCDLTSSCCDDFCSVITTLRSLTRLVLSHNDLEDSGIKLLCEGLRHPDCALQDLWLPGCDLTSSCCDDLRSVITTNRSLTRLVLSWNALGDSGIKLLCEGLRHPACTLQDLWLLHCSLTSSCCDDLRSVITTRHSLTTLALSWNVLEDSGIKLMCEGLRHPACTLQDLRLQDCSLTSSCCDDLRSVITTNRSLTRLELKDNNLEDSGIKLQCKGLRHPACALQSFELWDCEMTSSCSEDFFCVIS
- the LOC135054717 gene encoding NACHT, LRR and PYD domains-containing protein 3-like isoform X2, with the translated sequence MATSSKRARYESSRTLGDILYEALADLTHDDFKRFKDKLSDFIYRGQGSIPRGRLEKSNYVTTKNLLIDAYGEEAAMDVTKQVLQLISLMGPAEDLQHKATQHDSSKKTFTNETLEGYRITYVDDIREKYEVTEDHNARLGEYIKLEKRYVTLLLIKNYRDEEQRQHEIISLGERHLQIMANRSSEEYSPTPVQALFDPDVGGIIPRTVVLQGPAGIGKTMTTQKIMLDWASGNLYKDKFQFVFYISCREVNTITGNLSLAGYLSNYCLLKCRSDQLRSIFLHAEKILFIVDGFDELKWSPMSDREVCDDPFQEVSKEILLNSLFRKKILKKSYLIITTRPLSLMALKGFAKCIRYVEILGFTGNQREEYFYHFFQTKEQADLVISTIKDNDTLYTMCAVPVICWIVCTVMKPLWKQGFFVINCKTVTSIYLLYLKSLILYHGRDSAQHISTCIQKLSALANEGVWDQRILFEESDLVRHGLSVSEVESVFLNENIFHKDVDTRTCYSFIHLTVQEFFAALYYVLDEKHVQEHSIEINKLLEVTEHRPHLKLTVRFLFGLSNEKQNQETLRAIKCPISLRGKPVLDEFIKRKSWDSHSEILCCLYETQDEDYVERMMSHFLNVELKMYRKKSDQKNIDYRALAYCLEKTTIQHTVTLEKYVIGPKARSVLPKALSICSHLRLYRCDLTSSCCDDLRSVITTNRSLTRLELSYNAVEDPGVKLLCEGLRHPACTLQDLRLHSCGLTSSCCDDLRSVITTLRSLTRLDLSDNVLGDSGINLLCEGLRHPACALQELRLCKCDLTSSCCDDFCSVITTLRSLTRLVLSHNDLEDSGIKLLCEGLRHPDCALQDLWLPGCDLTSSCCDDLRSVITTNRSLTRLVLSWNALGDSGIKLLCEGLRHPACTLQDLWLLHCSLTSSCCDDLRSVITTRHSLTTLALSWNVLEDSGIKLMCEGLRHPACTLQDLRLCECNLTSSCCDDLRSVLTTSRSLTRLDLSGNALGDSGIQILCEGLRHSDCVLLELRLLSCGLTSSCCDDLRSVLTTNRSLTRLNLSGNALRDSGIKLLCEGLRHPACSLQDLRRLATSLPGGS